The following are encoded in a window of Amphibacillus xylanus NBRC 15112 genomic DNA:
- the pstB gene encoding phosphate ABC transporter ATP-binding protein PstB, whose amino-acid sequence MINNQEKIKISVDKLSFYYGEKQALYEISLEIPEREVFALIGPSGCGKSTFLRTLNRLNDLIHKSKVTGKIEIDGQDIYDPSVDVVQLRTAVGMVFQKPNPFPSSIFDNVAYGPRAHGIKDKQKLNEIVERSLKQAALWDEVKDRLDAPGTSLSGGQQQRLCIARVMAVEPDVILMDEPTSALDPLATTKIENLINELREKYTIVIVTHNMEQAARISDKTAFFLDGEVVEVGSTDQLFTNPKKQETEDYITGKFG is encoded by the coding sequence ATGATAAATAATCAAGAGAAAATAAAGATATCAGTCGATAAACTATCATTTTATTATGGAGAGAAACAAGCTTTATATGAAATATCATTAGAGATTCCAGAGCGTGAGGTCTTTGCCTTAATAGGACCTTCAGGTTGTGGTAAATCAACGTTTCTTAGAACGTTAAATCGATTAAATGATTTGATTCATAAATCAAAAGTAACAGGAAAAATTGAAATAGATGGTCAGGATATTTATGATCCTAGTGTTGATGTAGTGCAATTAAGAACAGCTGTAGGAATGGTTTTTCAAAAGCCAAATCCATTTCCAAGCAGTATTTTTGATAATGTTGCTTACGGGCCAAGAGCGCATGGGATTAAAGACAAACAAAAGTTAAATGAAATTGTTGAAAGAAGTCTAAAGCAAGCAGCACTTTGGGATGAGGTAAAAGACAGACTTGATGCACCAGGCACAAGCTTATCAGGAGGTCAACAACAACGTCTTTGTATTGCAAGAGTAATGGCTGTTGAGCCTGATGTCATTTTAATGGATGAACCGACATCAGCATTAGATCCATTAGCAACGACAAAAATTGAGAATTTAATTAATGAATTAAGGGAAAAGTACACGATTGTTATTGTGACGCATAACATGGAGCAAGCTGCTCGAATTTCGGATAAAACAGCCTTCTTCCTTGATGGAGAGGTCGTTGAGGTTGGTTCAACAGATCAACTATTTACAAATCCTAAGAAGCAAGAAACAGAAGATTATATTACTGGTAAGTTCGGTTAA